The Ananas comosus cultivar F153 linkage group 7, ASM154086v1, whole genome shotgun sequence genome has a window encoding:
- the LOC109712778 gene encoding zinc transporter 10-like: MFLDAEAALTDPCLPRFPWHRFPFFGFVAMPAALATLVLDFLATQFYERKHRAAAAAEIDATVEDDEERSIITAAPEPLVDEDEDEDEGSAKGGDAVHIVKMRAHAAAHGHNHHHHSHAHSHAHAHAHGDGDEGHVSPHVRHVVISQVLDLKSKPLLLAVHIIRSLMTIIK; this comes from the coding sequence ATGTTCCTCGACGCCGAGGCCGCGCTCACCGACCCCTGCCTCCCCCGCTTCCCATGGCACCGCTTCCCCTTCTTTGGCTTCGTCGCCATGCCCGCCGCCCTCGCCACCCTCGTCCTCGACTTCCTCGCCACCCAGTTCTACGAGCGCAAgcaccgcgccgccgccgccgccgagatCGACGCCACGgtggaggacgacgaggagcgCTCCATCATCACGGCGGCGCCGGAGCCACTcgtggacgaggacgaggacgaggacgagggctCCGCCAAGGGCGGCGACGCGGTGCACATTGTTAAGATGCGCGCACACGCGGCGGCGCACGGccacaaccaccaccaccacagcCACGCCCACAGCCACGCACACGCGCACGCACACGGGGATGGGGACGAGGGCCATGTCTCCCCGCACGTGCGCCACGTTGTCATCTCCCAGGTGCTCGATCTAAAGTCTAAACCACTCCTATTAGCCGTGCATATCATCCGCTCACTAATGACAATTATTAAGTAA